Proteins from a genomic interval of Pseudomonas sp. RC10:
- the tsaE gene encoding tRNA (adenosine(37)-N6)-threonylcarbamoyltransferase complex ATPase subunit type 1 TsaE has translation MSELTLHLMGEEAMTDFGARIAQVTESNGIIFLEGDLGAGKTTLSRGIIRGLGHVGAVKSPTFTLVEPYEIGRNRAYHFDLYRLVDPEELEFLGIRDYFEGEALCLIEWPNLGAGFLPKPDLIITIRPHAEGRALTLSPESSRGEKWCAALALEFK, from the coding sequence GTGTCTGAGTTAACCCTGCACCTGATGGGTGAAGAGGCGATGACCGACTTTGGTGCGCGGATTGCCCAAGTCACTGAAAGCAATGGAATTATTTTTCTTGAAGGCGATCTGGGGGCTGGCAAGACCACCCTGTCGCGGGGAATCATCCGTGGGCTGGGCCATGTCGGCGCGGTGAAAAGCCCGACGTTCACCCTCGTGGAACCTTACGAGATTGGGAGAAATCGCGCGTATCACTTTGATCTTTACCGACTTGTTGATCCAGAAGAGCTAGAATTCCTCGGCATACGGGATTACTTCGAAGGGGAGGCCCTTTGCCTGATCGAATGGCCCAATCTCGGTGCGGGCTTTTTGCCAAAGCCTGACCTGATCATTACCATTAGGCCGCACGCGGAAGGTCGAGCGCTGACTCTGAGCCCTGAAAGCTCGCGCGGTGAGAAGTGGTGTGCCGCTTTGGCTTTGGAATTCAAATAG
- a CDS encoding S-type pyocin domain-containing protein produces the protein MPNQIELPPIVIRPDPPPTPSPIIPTFPIDTLRPLPMDPRLSHIASIEELAKKVSLRSEEAVIPLCGITKYAMESIDALHAEHIQNLQEDLAKEITMRMDESALPLSEHLLLKRSIIQDLIASKNSSLQLEIQISNSFFGISPLNRNFVDVVNEIQRRKNPLDVFKAWTTSYTAARSVAVLTDAIRILTEQSAALDAQISAAQAQQQEQAALAAAQAQRLAEEQAQMAAQAAAQAQRQAEEQAAQAAAEAQRQAEEQERLAVEEKHRLENQATAAGLANTYHLKGAVSVTRPLFITTEGVIAVAETTALTLQAAIRAAIAGLTAAAASVASGLFVGVSALIYSPKLGNGELSPNYAFSTPLSDILPEDTQDLHAVAAAEGSIELPFRLSSKTTDQGDSELIVVNIGASNLHASVKVVAATHNSQSNTFSVQISDTPPKTLIWTPAEAPANSSTTLPVEEQVPSVIPGASVTPVEGRIDTFPQVAEISFNDLIVTFPIETRLPPIYVMVSNPYEGANTKGKYSGRMYNPDNAGGPIKNLSWEDAIITQEGIDLIKLHTGRFKESAGNSVMIDRLNKILEGKIESTDVDKRFYTHEIRELERYRALGVKDEVEGNVWNDAHAATLEDFKLKDDPDLLYTAEATDAYLKQEYGE, from the coding sequence ATGCCCAATCAGATTGAACTGCCACCTATTGTCATTCGGCCCGACCCACCACCTACGCCATCGCCAATTATTCCCACTTTCCCAATTGATACCCTTAGGCCACTCCCAATGGATCCGCGACTTTCCCATATCGCATCAATTGAGGAACTCGCAAAAAAAGTGAGTCTTCGATCGGAGGAAGCCGTTATCCCACTGTGTGGAATAACCAAATATGCTATGGAGTCGATTGACGCGCTTCACGCAGAACATATTCAAAATCTACAAGAGGATTTGGCCAAAGAAATCACCATGCGCATGGACGAAAGTGCGCTTCCCTTATCAGAACATTTGCTACTCAAGAGGAGCATAATCCAAGATCTTATCGCATCCAAAAACAGCAGCCTGCAGCTGGAAATCCAAATTTCAAACTCCTTCTTTGGAATCAGTCCGCTCAATCGAAACTTTGTAGATGTGGTTAACGAGATTCAGCGCCGCAAAAATCCCCTTGACGTGTTCAAAGCCTGGACAACTTCCTACACGGCGGCTCGATCTGTCGCGGTCTTGACGGATGCCATCAGGATCTTGACTGAACAATCAGCTGCACTGGACGCCCAGATTTCGGCAGCTCAGGCCCAACAGCAGGAACAAGCCGCATTGGCGGCAGCACAGGCACAGCGGCTCGCTGAAGAACAGGCGCAAATGGCTGCTCAAGCGGCTGCGCAAGCACAACGGCAAGCCGAAGAACAGGCAGCTCAGGCCGCTGCTGAAGCACAGCGTCAGGCTGAAGAACAAGAGCGACTGGCAGTTGAAGAGAAACATAGACTTGAGAACCAGGCCACCGCTGCAGGCTTGGCTAACACCTACCACCTCAAAGGCGCGGTCTCCGTTACCCGACCACTGTTCATAACAACGGAGGGCGTCATCGCTGTCGCGGAAACCACGGCGCTTACGCTGCAAGCTGCTATTCGGGCAGCGATTGCAGGTCTGACGGCAGCGGCTGCCAGTGTCGCATCAGGCTTGTTCGTGGGTGTCTCAGCGCTGATATACTCGCCCAAGCTTGGCAATGGGGAGCTCTCCCCAAACTATGCCTTCAGCACCCCTTTGTCCGACATATTGCCGGAAGATACACAAGACCTGCATGCCGTCGCAGCAGCGGAAGGCTCAATCGAACTGCCGTTCCGGCTCAGCTCCAAAACCACCGATCAGGGCGACTCAGAACTAATCGTCGTCAATATTGGAGCATCTAACCTGCACGCGTCGGTGAAGGTCGTTGCAGCTACGCATAACTCGCAGAGCAACACCTTCAGTGTCCAGATTTCAGACACCCCTCCTAAGACCCTCATCTGGACACCCGCTGAGGCACCCGCGAACAGTTCGACTACGCTTCCAGTTGAGGAGCAAGTGCCTTCTGTTATTCCAGGTGCGAGCGTAACGCCCGTCGAGGGGCGGATCGATACATTCCCCCAAGTCGCTGAGATAAGCTTTAATGACTTGATCGTCACTTTCCCAATAGAAACGAGATTGCCTCCTATCTATGTGATGGTTAGCAATCCTTACGAGGGGGCCAATACCAAGGGAAAATATAGCGGACGAATGTATAACCCAGATAACGCAGGTGGCCCGATAAAAAACTTGAGTTGGGAAGATGCTATCATCACTCAAGAAGGTATTGATCTGATCAAGCTGCATACGGGGCGATTTAAGGAGTCTGCGGGTAACAGCGTGATGATTGATCGACTGAACAAGATCCTCGAGGGAAAGATTGAATCTACAGACGTGGACAAACGATTCTACACTCACGAGATTAGAGAGCTTGAGCGCTACAGAGCGCTTGGCGTCAAGGACGAGGTAGAAGGTAATGTATGGAATGATGCCCACGCTGCGACATTGGAAGATTTTAAATTAAAAGACGATCCCGACTTGCTTTATACAGCCGAAGCGACTGATGCTTATCTCAAACAGGAATATGGGGAATAA
- the queG gene encoding tRNA epoxyqueuosine(34) reductase QueG produces the protein MSAITVDPATQSAPLSAAALSELAQSIKDWGRELGFQQVGISGLDLAEHEQHLERWLEAGYHGEMDYMAAHGSKRSHPEELVPGTLRVVSLRMDYLPGETQMAQLLAQPEKAYVSRYALGRDYHKLIRKRVQQLAERIQQAIGPFGFRAFVDSAPVLEKAIAEQAGLGWIGKNTLVLNRKAGSYFFLSELFVDLPLPTDAPHATEHCGRCRACLDVCPTNAFVGPYVLDARRCISYLTIELKTSIPEELRSMIGNRVFGCDDCQIVCPWNRFARPTDQNDFKPRHGLDNAELTTLFLWDETTFLSNTEGSPLRRAGYERWLRNLAVGLGNAPSTIPVIEALKARLNDPSEMVREHVEWALRRHGVSQPTQNL, from the coding sequence ATGTCCGCGATAACTGTAGATCCAGCCACACAATCCGCGCCCTTGTCGGCTGCGGCGCTGTCCGAGCTTGCCCAATCCATCAAGGACTGGGGGCGCGAACTCGGCTTCCAACAAGTGGGTATCTCGGGGCTGGATCTGGCGGAACATGAGCAGCATCTGGAGCGCTGGCTCGAAGCCGGGTATCACGGCGAGATGGACTATATGGCAGCGCACGGCAGCAAACGTTCGCACCCGGAGGAATTGGTGCCGGGCACGCTGCGAGTGGTGTCGCTGCGTATGGACTATCTGCCGGGCGAAACGCAGATGGCGCAATTGCTGGCTCAGCCAGAAAAAGCCTATGTCTCGCGTTATGCCTTGGGCCGCGATTATCACAAGCTGATTCGCAAGCGCGTGCAGCAACTGGCCGAGCGTATCCAGCAAGCCATCGGCCCCTTCGGTTTCAGGGCGTTCGTCGACAGCGCCCCGGTGCTGGAAAAGGCCATCGCCGAACAGGCCGGTCTGGGCTGGATTGGCAAGAACACGCTGGTGCTGAATCGCAAAGCGGGCAGCTATTTCTTCCTGAGCGAGTTGTTCGTTGATTTGCCGCTGCCGACCGATGCCCCTCATGCCACCGAACATTGCGGGCGTTGCAGAGCTTGTCTGGACGTGTGCCCGACCAACGCGTTCGTCGGGCCATACGTGCTGGACGCCCGGCGTTGCATTTCTTACCTGACCATCGAATTGAAAACGTCGATTCCCGAAGAGTTGCGCTCGATGATCGGCAATCGAGTGTTCGGCTGCGACGATTGTCAGATCGTCTGCCCCTGGAATCGCTTCGCCCGGCCCACCGATCAAAACGACTTCAAACCCCGCCACGGCCTCGATAACGCCGAACTGACGACGCTGTTTTTGTGGGATGAGACGACGTTTCTCAGCAATACCGAAGGCTCGCCATTGCGGCGTGCGGGGTATGAACGGTGGTTGAGGAATCTTGCGGTGGGGCTGGGCAATGCGCCTTCTACCATTCCGGTGATCGAGGCATTGAAAGCGCGCCTGAATGATCCGTCAGAAATGGTGCGCGAGCATGTGGAATGGGCGTTGCGGCGGCATGGCGTTAGCCAGCCAACTCAAAACCTGTAG
- a CDS encoding N-acetylmuramoyl-L-alanine amidase, protein MGLGMRMRALVTVIGLLLTTLAVDALAASQVRSVRLWRAPDNTRLVFDLSGPVQHSVFTLQSPDRLVIDINGATLGGALNIPTANTPITSMRSAQRTPDDLRVVIDLKKAVTPKSFTLAPNQQYGNRLVVDLYDNPADANPPPTVADTPATVAPATPAVPVSPSKPEIKLTPVPNGKRDIVVVIDAGHGGEDPGASGSRGEKEKNVVLSIAKELQRQINAEKGYRAELTRTGDYFIPLRKRTEIARAKGADLFVSIHADAAPSSAAFGASVFALSERGATSETARWLADSENRSDLIGGAGAVSLDDKDRMLAGVLLDLSMTASLTSSLNVGQKVLTNIGRVTSLHKARVEQAGFMVLKSPDIPSILVETGFISNSAEASKLQGASHQQALARSITAGVKQFFQQNPPQGTYIAWLRDNGKLAMGPREHMVRPGESLSMLSARYDMSMATLRSANNLSSDELKVGQQLKIPSAELAGEP, encoded by the coding sequence ATGGGGTTAGGTATGCGCATGCGCGCGCTGGTTACTGTGATTGGACTGCTGCTGACGACGCTGGCCGTCGACGCGTTGGCCGCTTCACAGGTACGAAGTGTCCGCTTATGGCGTGCTCCGGATAACACTCGACTGGTTTTCGACCTGTCTGGCCCGGTTCAGCACAGCGTCTTTACCCTTCAGTCTCCGGACCGTCTGGTCATCGACATCAACGGCGCGACGCTGGGCGGTGCGCTGAACATCCCGACCGCCAACACGCCGATCACCAGCATGCGTTCAGCGCAACGCACGCCGGACGACCTGCGCGTGGTCATCGACCTGAAAAAGGCCGTGACCCCGAAAAGCTTCACGCTGGCGCCGAATCAGCAGTACGGCAATCGTCTGGTAGTCGATCTCTACGACAACCCTGCCGACGCCAACCCGCCGCCGACCGTCGCCGACACCCCGGCCACCGTAGCCCCGGCAACGCCAGCGGTGCCGGTCAGCCCGTCGAAGCCTGAAATCAAGCTCACGCCTGTGCCGAACGGCAAGCGCGACATTGTGGTGGTCATCGATGCCGGACACGGTGGTGAAGACCCGGGTGCATCAGGCAGCCGAGGCGAAAAAGAAAAGAACGTGGTGCTGTCGATCGCCAAGGAATTGCAGCGCCAGATCAACGCCGAGAAGGGCTATCGCGCCGAGCTGACCCGTACTGGCGATTACTTCATCCCGTTGCGTAAACGCACTGAAATCGCCCGTGCCAAAGGGGCTGACCTTTTCGTGTCGATTCACGCTGACGCCGCGCCGTCTTCGGCGGCGTTCGGGGCATCGGTATTTGCGTTGTCCGAGCGCGGTGCCACCTCCGAGACTGCGCGTTGGCTGGCAGACAGTGAAAACCGCTCCGACTTGATCGGTGGGGCAGGTGCTGTGAGCCTGGACGACAAAGACCGCATGCTCGCGGGCGTATTGCTCGACCTGTCGATGACCGCGTCGCTGACGTCGAGCCTCAACGTCGGCCAGAAAGTCCTCACCAACATTGGCCGCGTGACCTCGCTGCACAAGGCGCGGGTCGAGCAGGCAGGCTTTATGGTGCTCAAATCGCCCGACATCCCATCGATCCTGGTGGAAACCGGCTTCATCTCCAACTCGGCCGAGGCCAGCAAGCTTCAAGGTGCCAGCCACCAGCAGGCGCTGGCGCGTTCGATCACGGCGGGCGTGAAGCAGTTCTTCCAGCAGAATCCGCCACAGGGCACCTACATCGCCTGGCTGAGGGACAACGGCAAGCTGGCCATGGGGCCGCGTGAGCATATGGTACGTCCGGGTGAGTCGCTGAGCATGCTCTCGGCCCGTTACGACATGAGCATGGCAACGTTGCGTTCGGCGAATAATCTCAGCTCCGATGAATTGAAAGTCGGTCAGCAATTGAAGATTCCAAGCGCGGAACTGGCGGGTGAGCCGTGA
- a CDS encoding NAD(P)H-hydrate dehydratase, which yields MLHSKPPFPDALYSAAQVRDLDARLIAAGTPGFELMQRAAHAAWRAIRRHWPDGQRLTVLAGHGNNAGDGYLIAALAKRAGWQVTVLAVGDCSALKGDAETAYKEAASDQVDIQPWQQQVLSGIVVDALLGTGLKGDVRDPYTSAIHAINDSRLPVMAVDIPSGLCADTGHTLGVAVRADLTVTFIGLKVGLFTGDAPDRVGELVFDDLQADPAIVGQAPVSVKRLDTFNLPVLKARPRTAHKGQFGRVLVIGGDLGFGGAALLSTESTLRSGAGMVTLATRPEHVTAALTRFPEVMSAGISSANQLMALIEPASVLVVGPGLGQHSWGRSLLSAAANAERPQVWDADALNQLAAGLVQLPKDCVITPHPGEAARLLGIGTQEIQVDRPAATRALARKFNAVCVLKGSGSLIANPAGDLALANHGHPAMATGGLGDVLAGVIGALMAQKMPAFEAACLGVWLHALAGELCGASGRGMVAADLIPVIRRLLEEQQPCLS from the coding sequence ATGTTGCACAGCAAACCCCCATTTCCCGACGCACTGTACAGCGCCGCGCAGGTCCGCGACCTCGACGCACGCCTGATTGCCGCAGGCACGCCCGGCTTCGAACTCATGCAGCGCGCAGCCCACGCCGCCTGGCGCGCAATCCGTCGCCATTGGCCTGACGGTCAGCGACTGACAGTGCTGGCAGGCCATGGCAATAACGCGGGCGATGGCTATTTGATTGCGGCCTTGGCCAAGCGCGCAGGCTGGCAGGTGACGGTGCTGGCTGTGGGCGATTGCTCGGCGCTGAAGGGCGATGCCGAGACTGCTTATAAAGAAGCGGCGAGTGATCAGGTCGACATCCAGCCGTGGCAGCAACAAGTGCTGAGCGGGATCGTCGTCGATGCGCTGCTCGGGACGGGTCTCAAGGGCGATGTGCGCGACCCCTACACGTCCGCCATTCACGCCATAAACGACAGTCGTTTGCCGGTCATGGCAGTCGACATCCCGTCGGGGCTGTGCGCGGACACGGGCCACACGCTGGGCGTGGCGGTGCGTGCCGATCTGACGGTGACCTTCATTGGTCTCAAGGTCGGCCTGTTCACCGGTGATGCGCCTGATCGTGTCGGTGAGCTGGTGTTCGACGATTTACAGGCTGATCCGGCCATCGTCGGGCAAGCGCCCGTCAGCGTTAAACGTCTCGATACATTTAATCTGCCCGTCCTCAAGGCTCGTCCTCGCACGGCCCATAAAGGCCAGTTTGGTCGCGTGTTGGTCATTGGCGGCGATCTTGGCTTCGGCGGCGCGGCCCTGCTGTCCACGGAAAGCACCTTGCGCAGCGGCGCGGGGATGGTCACGCTGGCGACCCGTCCCGAACACGTTACCGCTGCGTTGACGCGGTTTCCCGAAGTCATGAGCGCTGGCATCAGCTCGGCGAATCAACTGATGGCGCTGATCGAGCCCGCCAGCGTGTTGGTCGTCGGGCCAGGATTGGGGCAGCACAGTTGGGGCCGCAGCCTGTTGTCTGCCGCCGCCAATGCCGAACGGCCTCAAGTCTGGGACGCTGACGCGCTGAATCAGCTGGCCGCCGGTCTGGTGCAGTTGCCCAAGGATTGCGTGATCACGCCGCACCCTGGGGAAGCGGCGCGTTTGCTGGGCATTGGCACTCAGGAAATTCAAGTCGATCGGCCCGCTGCGACGCGAGCGCTGGCCCGGAAATTCAACGCTGTCTGCGTTTTGAAGGGCAGCGGCAGCCTGATCGCTAACCCTGCTGGGGATCTGGCGCTGGCCAATCACGGTCATCCGGCGATGGCGACGGGCGGTTTGGGCGATGTGCTGGCGGGCGTCATTGGCGCGTTGATGGCGCAAAAAATGCCCGCTTTCGAGGCCGCCTGCCTCGGCGTCTGGCTTCACGCGCTGGCGGGAGAACTATGCGGGGCCAGTGGGCGCGGGATGGTTGCCGCTGATCTGATTCCTGTTATTCGTAGGCTTCTGGAGGAGCAACAACCGTGTCTGAGTTAA
- the orn gene encoding oligoribonuclease: MQNKQNLIWIDLEMTGLDPDNDVIIEMATIITDSELNTLAEGPVIAVHQSDDLLNGMDEWNTRQHGGSGLTQRVRESTISTAEAEAMTLDFIKQWVPERSSPICGNSICQDRRFLYKRMPTLENYFHYRNLDVSTLKELAARWSPELKFKKGSTHLALDDIRESIAELRFYREHFIKV, translated from the coding sequence ATGCAGAACAAGCAGAATCTGATCTGGATCGACCTGGAAATGACCGGTCTGGACCCTGACAACGACGTCATCATCGAGATGGCGACCATCATCACCGACAGCGAGCTGAACACCCTGGCCGAAGGCCCGGTCATCGCCGTGCATCAAAGCGATGACCTGTTGAATGGCATGGACGAGTGGAACACCCGTCAGCACGGCGGTTCGGGCCTGACCCAGCGCGTGCGCGAAAGCACGATTTCCACCGCTGAAGCCGAAGCCATGACTCTGGATTTCATCAAACAGTGGGTGCCGGAGCGCAGCTCGCCGATCTGCGGCAACAGCATCTGTCAGGACCGCCGCTTCCTTTATAAGCGCATGCCGACGCTGGAAAACTACTTCCATTACCGCAACCTCGATGTTTCGACGCTCAAGGAGCTGGCGGCACGCTGGTCGCCGGAGCTGAAGTTCAAGAAGGGCAGCACCCACCTGGCACTGGACGACATTCGTGAATCCATCGCCGAGTTGCGTTTTTATCGCGAGCATTTCATCAAAGTCTGA
- the rsgA gene encoding small ribosomal subunit biogenesis GTPase RsgA: MAKRQLNRRQNWRIEKIQGERAARAAKRESQALETLEGGDLGPEQTGLVIAHFGVQVEVEAQEGELSGQVFRCHLRANLPALVTGDRVVWRAGNQGIGVIVAQLPRNTELCRPDTRGQLKPVAANVDMIVIVFAPAPEPHANLIDRYLVAAEHAGIRPLLLLNKFDLINDENAPALNALLAVYRTLGYPVLEVSAHHGNGMQQLQDLLDSHISVFVGQSGVGKSSLVNSLLPEVGTRVGPLSEYSGQGTHTTTTARLFHFPRGGDLIDSPGIREFGLGHVSRADVEAGFIEFNDLLGRCRFRDCKHDREPGCALLKGLEDGRVQQQRMNSYRSIIASLPDSSY, translated from the coding sequence ATGGCCAAACGCCAACTCAACCGCCGCCAAAACTGGCGCATCGAAAAGATTCAAGGCGAGCGCGCTGCCCGTGCCGCCAAACGTGAATCCCAAGCACTGGAAACGCTGGAAGGCGGCGACCTGGGTCCCGAGCAGACGGGGCTGGTCATCGCTCACTTCGGCGTTCAGGTGGAAGTCGAGGCACAGGAAGGCGAACTGAGCGGTCAGGTGTTCCGCTGCCATTTGCGGGCCAACCTGCCAGCGCTCGTAACCGGCGACAGAGTCGTCTGGCGGGCAGGCAATCAGGGCATTGGTGTGATCGTCGCGCAATTGCCGCGCAACACTGAACTGTGCCGCCCGGACACCCGGGGCCAGCTCAAGCCGGTGGCCGCCAACGTCGACATGATCGTCATCGTGTTCGCCCCCGCGCCTGAACCTCATGCCAACTTGATCGACCGGTATCTGGTGGCTGCCGAACACGCCGGCATTCGCCCGCTGTTGCTGCTGAACAAATTCGACCTGATCAACGACGAGAATGCCCCGGCGCTGAATGCGCTGCTGGCGGTCTATCGGACATTGGGTTACCCGGTGCTGGAAGTGTCGGCTCATCACGGCAACGGCATGCAACAGTTGCAAGACTTGCTCGACAGCCACATCAGTGTGTTCGTTGGTCAGTCAGGCGTGGGCAAGTCGTCCCTGGTCAACAGCTTGTTGCCGGAAGTCGGCACGCGGGTCGGGCCTTTGTCGGAGTATTCCGGCCAAGGCACTCACACCACGACCACCGCCCGCCTGTTCCACTTCCCCCGTGGCGGCGATCTGATCGACTCCCCCGGCATTCGTGAATTCGGCCTGGGTCATGTGAGCCGCGCTGACGTCGAAGCGGGCTTCATCGAATTCAACGACCTGCTGGGCCGCTGCCGCTTTCGCGATTGCAAACATGATCGCGAACCGGGGTGTGCGCTGCTCAAGGGTTTGGAAGATGGCCGCGTGCAGCAACAGCGGATGAACAGCTATCGCTCAATCATCGCGAGTTTGCCGGATAGCAGTTACTGA
- the mutL gene encoding DNA mismatch repair endonuclease MutL: MDVSVSVDGPAAEAARIQLLSPRLANQIAAGEVVERPASVIKELLENSLDSGARRIDVDVEQAGIKLLRVRDDGGGISSDDLPLALARHATSKIRELEDLERVMSLGFRGEALASISSVARLTLTSRTRDADQAWQVETEGRDMASRVQPAAHPVGTSVEVRDLFFNTPARRKFLKAEKTEFDHLQEVIKRMALARFDVAFHLRHNGKTILSLHEARDDVARARRVSAVCGPGFLEQALPIEVERNGLKLWGWVGLPTFSRSQADLQYFFVNGRAVRDKLVAHAVRQAYRDVLFNGRHPTFVLFFEVDPAVVDVNVHPTKHEVRFRDGRMVHDFLYGTLHRALGDVRPEDQLAGTTSVTALVRPTGPEAGEFGPQGEMRLANNVLETPQGSAWSTPNTAGDGPAAGSGAGAGYQYQYTPRPSSVLPAEEARAAYSAFFAPLPGAQATPGNAVGVPLPESQGDIPPLGYALAQLKGIYILAENAHGLVLVDMHAAHERIMYERLKIAMASEGLSGQPLLVPESIAVSQREADCAEEHMATFQQLGFELQRLGPESLAIRQIPALLKQAEANRLVHDVLSDLMEYGTSDRVQAHMNELLGTMACHGAVRANRRLAIPEMNGLLRDMENTERSGQCNHGRPTWTQLGLDDLDKLFLRGR; this comes from the coding sequence CTGGACGTCAGCGTAAGCGTTGACGGCCCGGCCGCCGAAGCTGCGCGCATTCAATTGCTCAGTCCGCGGCTGGCAAACCAGATCGCGGCAGGTGAGGTGGTCGAGCGTCCGGCGTCGGTCATCAAGGAATTGCTGGAAAACAGCCTCGATTCCGGAGCCCGTCGAATCGATGTCGATGTCGAACAAGCGGGCATCAAGCTGCTGCGCGTGCGCGACGACGGTGGTGGCATTTCGTCCGACGACCTGCCGCTGGCCTTGGCGCGACATGCCACCAGCAAGATTCGCGAACTGGAAGACCTCGAACGTGTGATGAGCCTCGGGTTTCGTGGCGAGGCGCTGGCGTCGATCAGCTCCGTGGCCCGTTTGACGCTGACGTCCCGCACCCGCGATGCCGATCAGGCCTGGCAAGTGGAAACCGAGGGGCGTGATATGGCCTCTCGCGTTCAACCAGCTGCGCACCCGGTGGGCACATCGGTCGAAGTGCGTGATCTGTTCTTCAACACCCCGGCGCGCCGTAAATTCCTCAAGGCCGAAAAAACCGAATTCGATCACCTTCAAGAAGTGATCAAACGGATGGCGCTGGCGCGTTTCGACGTCGCGTTTCATCTGCGCCACAACGGCAAGACCATTCTCAGTCTTCATGAAGCCCGCGATGACGTGGCCCGGGCGCGACGCGTCTCGGCGGTCTGCGGTCCGGGCTTTCTGGAGCAGGCGCTGCCGATCGAGGTCGAACGCAACGGCCTGAAACTCTGGGGCTGGGTGGGGCTGCCGACCTTCTCTCGCAGCCAGGCTGACTTGCAGTATTTCTTCGTCAACGGCCGGGCGGTCCGCGACAAGCTGGTGGCCCACGCGGTGCGCCAAGCCTATCGCGACGTGTTGTTCAATGGCCGTCATCCGACGTTCGTGCTGTTCTTTGAGGTCGACCCTGCGGTGGTCGACGTCAACGTGCACCCGACCAAGCACGAAGTCCGTTTCCGCGACGGGCGCATGGTGCATGACTTCCTGTACGGCACGTTGCATCGGGCTTTGGGCGATGTCCGCCCGGAAGACCAGCTTGCTGGCACGACCTCGGTCACGGCGCTGGTGCGTCCGACCGGGCCGGAAGCGGGCGAGTTCGGCCCGCAAGGCGAGATGCGTCTGGCCAACAATGTGTTGGAAACCCCGCAAGGCTCGGCGTGGAGTACCCCAAACACCGCGGGCGATGGCCCTGCGGCGGGTTCCGGCGCTGGCGCGGGTTATCAGTATCAGTACACGCCGCGCCCTTCTTCTGTGTTGCCTGCCGAAGAAGCGCGAGCGGCTTACAGCGCGTTCTTTGCTCCGCTTCCGGGAGCGCAGGCGACGCCGGGCAATGCAGTCGGCGTTCCGTTGCCGGAATCTCAAGGGGATATCCCGCCGTTGGGCTACGCGCTGGCGCAACTCAAAGGCATTTATATCCTCGCTGAGAACGCTCACGGACTGGTGCTGGTGGACATGCACGCCGCCCACGAGCGGATCATGTACGAGCGCCTGAAAATCGCCATGGCCAGCGAGGGCTTGAGCGGGCAGCCGCTGCTGGTGCCAGAGTCGATTGCCGTCAGCCAGCGTGAAGCAGACTGCGCCGAAGAGCATATGGCGACCTTCCAGCAACTAGGGTTCGAGTTGCAGCGCCTGGGGCCCGAAAGCCTGGCGATCCGACAGATTCCCGCATTGCTCAAACAGGCCGAAGCCAACCGTCTTGTGCATGACGTGTTGTCCGACCTGATGGAGTACGGCACCAGCGACAGGGTACAAGCGCACATGAACGAGCTGCTTGGCACCATGGCCTGTCATGGCGCGGTGAGAGCGAACCGGCGCCTGGCGATTCCGGAGATGAACGGCCTGTTGCGCGACATGGAAAACACCGAGCGCAGCGGCCAGTGCAACCATGGCCGACCGACCTGGACCCAGCTGGGTCTGGATGACCTCGACAAACTGTTCTTGCGCGGTCGCTGA
- a CDS encoding trimeric intracellular cation channel family protein — protein sequence MLLMLYLIAITAEAMTGALSAGRRGMDWFGVVLIACITALGGGSARDVLLGHYPLTWVKHPEYLILTTLAALVTIFIAPLMRHLRSLFLVLDALGLVAFTIIGCTTALDMGLGMLVAAVSGVITGTFGGILRDIFCNDIPLIFRRELYASVSFAAAWCFLLCQWVGLPIEQGTLITLSGGLLLRLLAIKYRWEMPKFVYKDGH from the coding sequence ATGCTGTTGATGCTTTACCTGATCGCCATCACTGCCGAGGCCATGACTGGCGCGCTGTCTGCCGGACGTCGCGGCATGGACTGGTTTGGCGTGGTGCTGATTGCCTGCATCACGGCGCTGGGAGGCGGTTCGGCGCGCGACGTGCTGTTGGGCCACTATCCGCTGACGTGGGTGAAACACCCGGAATACTTGATTCTCACCACTTTGGCCGCTTTGGTGACGATCTTTATTGCACCGCTGATGCGCCACCTCCGCTCGCTGTTCCTGGTGCTCGACGCCTTGGGTCTGGTGGCGTTTACGATCATCGGCTGCACGACGGCGTTGGACATGGGGCTAGGCATGCTGGTGGCGGCGGTCAGCGGGGTGATCACCGGGACTTTTGGCGGCATCTTGCGAGACATCTTCTGCAACGACATCCCGCTGATCTTCCGGCGCGAGCTGTACGCCAGTGTCTCGTTCGCTGCGGCGTGGTGCTTCTTGTTGTGTCAGTGGGTGGGGTTGCCGATCGAGCAGGGCACGCTGATTACCCTGTCGGGTGGGCTGTTGCTGCGTCTGCTGGCGATCAAGTATCGCTGGGAAATGCCCAAGTTTGTGTACAAGGATGGGCATTGA